A genomic segment from Streptomyces sp. NBC_00459 encodes:
- a CDS encoding L,D-transpeptidase has protein sequence MSRTRVLAHARVRAVVVAALLAPLAACSSSASPTAPETKVKPGGGDRPVTVAVTPTGEQVPAGRPVRVTATGGRLTSVTVTDAEGHRLAGRAAADGRSWVSDRKSVPGAAYTVTAATRTEGGTTRSTRAAFTTAPAAKVNKVDWRPGAGATVGIAQPISLVFDFPVRNRAEVEKQLKLTTSNGTEGSWGWITDWSGRDRVDWRPRTYWKPGTKVTLNAELNGTDSGTDGGWFVRDYTTAFTIGAQQIVKVDLDSHRLTLVRDGETVRRIPVSGGTPGGDKRSWRGTAVLMAKEGTINMNSETVGLGNTYDKMVDHSMRLTWSGMYAHAAPWNAPYFGRANHSSGCIGMSDADAAWFYGQVRPGDPFEITGRDTKGVVAPGNGFGAWNLSWTEWRERSALRR, from the coding sequence TTGTCCCGCACCCGCGTACTCGCCCATGCCCGCGTCCGGGCCGTCGTCGTGGCCGCCCTGCTGGCGCCGCTCGCCGCCTGCTCGTCGAGCGCCTCCCCCACCGCCCCGGAGACCAAGGTGAAGCCGGGCGGCGGCGACCGCCCCGTCACGGTCGCCGTCACCCCCACGGGAGAACAGGTCCCGGCGGGCAGGCCGGTGAGGGTCACGGCCACCGGCGGCAGGCTCACCTCGGTGACCGTCACCGACGCCGAGGGCCACCGGCTCGCCGGCAGGGCCGCCGCCGACGGCCGGTCGTGGGTCTCCGACCGCAAGTCCGTACCCGGCGCCGCGTACACGGTGACGGCGGCGACCCGGACCGAGGGCGGAACCACCAGGAGCACCAGGGCCGCCTTCACCACGGCTCCGGCCGCCAAGGTCAACAAGGTCGACTGGCGACCGGGGGCGGGCGCCACCGTCGGCATCGCCCAGCCGATCTCCCTGGTCTTCGACTTTCCCGTCAGGAACCGGGCCGAGGTCGAGAAGCAGCTCAAACTCACCACCTCGAACGGCACCGAGGGATCCTGGGGCTGGATAACCGACTGGTCGGGCAGGGACCGGGTGGACTGGCGGCCCCGGACGTACTGGAAGCCCGGCACCAAGGTCACGCTGAACGCCGAGCTGAACGGCACCGACTCGGGCACCGACGGCGGCTGGTTCGTACGCGACTACACGACCGCCTTCACCATCGGCGCCCAGCAGATCGTCAAGGTCGACCTCGACAGCCACCGGCTCACCCTCGTACGCGACGGCGAGACCGTCCGGCGCATACCGGTCTCCGGCGGCACGCCCGGCGGCGACAAGCGCTCCTGGCGCGGAACCGCCGTACTCATGGCCAAGGAGGGCACGATCAACATGAACTCCGAGACGGTGGGCCTGGGCAACACCTACGACAAGATGGTCGACCACTCGATGCGGCTGACCTGGTCGGGCATGTACGCGCACGCCGCCCCGTGGAACGCCCCGTACTTCGGCAGGGCCAACCACAGTTCCGGATGCATAGGGATGAGCGACGCGGACGCGGCCTGGTTCTACGGGCAGGTACGGCCGGGCGACCCCTTCGAGATCACCGGCAGGGACACCAAGGGCGTGGTCGCGCCCGGCAACGGCTTCGGCGCGTGGAACCTGTCGTGGACCGAGTGGCGGGAGAGGAGCGCGCTGCGCCGATAG
- the sigK gene encoding ECF RNA polymerase sigma factor SigK — protein MKEAVSIGRNPSAGPALEELVGQVALGDEDAFAGVYDAVAGPVLGVVRSVLRDQAQSEEVTQEVLVEVWRTAPRYRADRGTAINWILTLAHRRAVDRVRSVDAAAARDHKAALLDRVPEYDEVVEHVEARLEREQVRRCVRTLTELQRQAVTLAYYRGLTYREVAEALALPLGTVKTRLRDGLIRLRDCLGVTA, from the coding sequence GTGAAAGAAGCAGTGAGTATCGGCAGAAATCCGTCAGCCGGACCCGCCCTGGAGGAGTTGGTGGGCCAGGTGGCCCTCGGGGACGAGGACGCGTTCGCCGGGGTCTACGACGCCGTGGCGGGGCCGGTGCTGGGTGTCGTGCGTTCCGTGCTGCGGGATCAGGCGCAGTCGGAGGAGGTGACGCAGGAGGTGCTGGTGGAGGTGTGGCGGACCGCTCCCCGCTACCGGGCCGACCGGGGCACGGCCATCAACTGGATCCTCACGCTGGCGCACCGCCGGGCGGTGGACCGGGTGCGCTCGGTGGACGCCGCTGCCGCCCGGGACCACAAGGCCGCGTTGCTGGACCGGGTGCCCGAGTACGACGAGGTGGTCGAGCACGTGGAGGCACGGCTGGAGCGGGAACAGGTACGGCGGTGTGTGCGCACGCTGACCGAGCTCCAACGGCAGGCCGTCACCCTGGCGTACTACCGGGGGCTCACCTACCGCGAGGTGGCGGAGGCGCTGGCGCTTCCGCTGGGGACCGTCAAGACCCGACTGCGCGACGGGCTCATCCGGCTGCGCGACTGCCTGGGGGTGACCGCGTGA
- a CDS encoding anti-sigma factor, whose amino-acid sequence MTTTDLHRLTGAYALHALSDAENTAFERHLTGCEACAQETAELSETAARMGLAVAAAPPAGLREQVLHRITAVRQESPGEPGPSRAVRAGPRARTLSRWALAACLAAATALGGTALWQHQRAEDALAQARRATQVTDEIAAVLAAPDARTRAAGLTGGATGTVVVSRDRDRAVFVVSGMTRPPGGKVYQLWFDEGGAMRPAGLMDPARSDQAILLRGAVDGASGMGITVEPDGGSKEPTSAPLAVMTFPG is encoded by the coding sequence GTGACGACCACCGATCTGCACCGGCTGACGGGCGCCTACGCCCTGCACGCCCTGTCCGACGCGGAGAACACCGCGTTCGAGCGTCATCTGACGGGCTGCGAGGCGTGCGCGCAGGAGACCGCCGAGCTGTCCGAGACCGCGGCCCGCATGGGACTCGCCGTCGCCGCCGCACCCCCCGCCGGGCTGCGCGAACAGGTGCTGCACCGGATCACCGCGGTTCGCCAGGAGTCCCCCGGCGAACCGGGCCCGTCCCGCGCCGTCCGCGCCGGCCCACGGGCCCGGACGCTGTCCCGGTGGGCGCTCGCCGCCTGCCTGGCCGCGGCCACGGCGCTCGGCGGAACGGCCCTCTGGCAGCACCAGCGGGCCGAGGACGCACTCGCCCAGGCGCGCCGCGCCACGCAGGTCACGGACGAGATCGCCGCCGTACTGGCCGCCCCGGACGCCAGGACCCGGGCCGCCGGGCTGACCGGCGGTGCCACGGGTACGGTCGTCGTCTCCCGTGACCGGGACAGGGCCGTGTTCGTCGTCTCGGGGATGACCCGTCCGCCCGGCGGGAAGGTCTACCAGCTGTGGTTCGACGAGGGCGGAGCCATGCGTCCGGCCGGCCTGATGGACCCCGCCCGCAGCGACCAGGCCATCCTGCTCCGGGGCGCCGTCGACGGGGCCTCGGGAATGGGCATCACCGTCGAACCCGACGGCGGCTCGAAGGAACCCACCTCCGCACCGCTCGCCGTGATGACCTTCCCGGGCTGA
- a CDS encoding sulfite oxidase, whose product MTENETKNQKKAPLPLGALSGVLAGFAALTVAEAVAGAVRPQAGPVVAVGGAAIDRTPAAVKDWAIRHFGSDDKLVLQLGILAVLALFALALGALALRFRRTGAAGVLLFGVVGAVAATGRPDSTGLTDALPSVTGAAAGAVLLYVLAGRLAPRAAEPNTSPSREDREPGEDREPGEGWDRRGFVIAAGAAAVASAGAGLLGRSLSSAGGRDAVASRRNVVLPAPGSPARAVPRGTGLRIPGVSPFVTPNGDFYRVDTALVVPKVDATSWRLRIHGAGVVRPVTLSFDDLLRRKLVERDITLTCVSNEVGGPYVGNARWIGVRLADLLAECGVEAPSKGGPADQLVARSVDGMTIGSPVEDVMDGRDALLALGMNGEPLPFEHGFPVRMVVPGLYGYVSACKWIKDIELTTFDAYDPYWVRRGWARRAPVKTQCRIDTPRPFARPRAGTVMVAGVAWAQHRGIDRVEVRVDDGPWQEARLAAEDTRDTWRQWSFAWQATKGGHTLTARATDRTGAVQTEKRARTIPDGAGGWHSVVVTAD is encoded by the coding sequence GTGACCGAGAACGAGACCAAGAACCAGAAGAAGGCACCGCTGCCGCTCGGCGCGCTCAGCGGTGTCCTGGCGGGGTTTGCGGCGCTCACGGTCGCCGAGGCGGTGGCGGGAGCTGTGCGTCCGCAGGCCGGTCCGGTCGTCGCTGTGGGCGGTGCGGCGATCGACCGGACTCCCGCCGCCGTCAAGGACTGGGCGATCCGGCATTTCGGTTCCGACGACAAGCTGGTTCTCCAGCTCGGGATTCTCGCGGTGCTCGCGCTCTTCGCACTGGCGCTGGGCGCTCTGGCCCTGCGGTTCCGGCGTACCGGCGCGGCCGGTGTGCTGCTGTTCGGAGTCGTCGGAGCGGTCGCGGCGACCGGCAGACCCGACTCGACCGGCCTCACGGACGCCCTGCCCTCCGTGACCGGCGCCGCCGCCGGAGCCGTACTGCTGTACGTCCTCGCAGGCCGTCTCGCACCACGGGCCGCCGAGCCCAACACCTCGCCGTCCCGCGAGGACCGGGAGCCCGGGGAGGACCGTGAACCCGGTGAGGGCTGGGACCGGCGTGGCTTCGTGATCGCGGCGGGCGCCGCGGCGGTGGCATCGGCGGGAGCCGGTCTGCTCGGCCGTTCGCTGAGCAGTGCGGGCGGTCGGGACGCGGTCGCCTCGCGCCGGAACGTGGTGCTGCCCGCACCGGGTTCTCCGGCCCGGGCGGTACCCAGGGGCACAGGGCTACGGATCCCGGGGGTGAGCCCCTTCGTCACCCCCAACGGTGACTTCTACCGCGTCGACACCGCCCTGGTCGTGCCCAAGGTGGACGCCACGAGCTGGCGACTGCGGATCCACGGCGCCGGTGTCGTCCGGCCGGTCACCCTCTCCTTCGACGACCTGCTGAGGCGCAAGCTGGTCGAGCGGGACATCACGCTCACCTGTGTGTCGAACGAGGTCGGCGGCCCGTACGTCGGCAACGCCCGATGGATCGGCGTACGACTGGCCGATCTGCTGGCCGAGTGCGGGGTCGAGGCGCCGTCGAAGGGCGGGCCGGCCGACCAGCTGGTGGCCCGTTCCGTCGACGGGATGACGATCGGCAGCCCGGTGGAGGACGTGATGGACGGCCGTGACGCTCTCCTCGCCCTGGGCATGAACGGCGAACCGCTGCCCTTCGAGCACGGCTTCCCGGTCCGCATGGTGGTGCCCGGCCTCTACGGCTACGTCTCGGCCTGCAAGTGGATCAAGGACATCGAGCTCACCACGTTCGACGCCTACGACCCTTACTGGGTGAGACGCGGCTGGGCCCGCAGGGCACCGGTCAAGACGCAGTGCCGGATCGACACGCCCAGGCCCTTCGCCCGCCCCCGGGCCGGCACGGTCATGGTCGCCGGGGTCGCGTGGGCCCAGCACCGGGGCATCGACAGGGTCGAGGTCCGGGTCGACGACGGTCCCTGGCAGGAGGCCCGGCTCGCCGCCGAGGACACCCGTGACACCTGGCGCCAGTGGTCCTTCGCCTGGCAGGCCACCAAGGGCGGCCACACCCTCACCGCCCGCGCCACCGACCGCACCGGCGCGGTGCAGACCGAGAAACGCGCCCGCACCATCCCCGACGGCGCCGGCGGATGGCACTCGGTGGTCGTGACCGCCGACTGA
- a CDS encoding fasciclin domain-containing protein gives MNTRTRRIRRIAVTVTAAAVLPLTLSACSDDSGDSARSDSAAKASAPAETPADGMTGSGDAATADQPFGSACSSVPASGAGSFDGMAQDPVATAASNNPALSTLVAAVTKAGLVDTLNNARNITVFAPTNDAFAKIPKATLDKVLNDKAQLTKILTYHVVGQKLAPKDLEKGSFDTLETSKVTTSGSGESYTVNDSAKVVCGNVKTANANVYIIDTVLMPTS, from the coding sequence ATGAACACCCGTACCCGTCGTATCCGTCGCATCGCCGTGACCGTCACCGCCGCGGCCGTCCTGCCGTTGACCCTGAGCGCCTGCTCCGACGACAGCGGCGACTCCGCCAGGTCCGACTCCGCGGCGAAGGCGTCCGCGCCGGCCGAGACACCGGCCGACGGCATGACCGGTTCCGGTGACGCCGCCACGGCCGACCAGCCGTTCGGCTCCGCCTGTTCGTCGGTGCCCGCGAGCGGTGCCGGCTCGTTCGACGGCATGGCCCAGGACCCGGTGGCCACCGCCGCCTCCAACAACCCCGCGCTGTCCACACTGGTGGCGGCGGTGACGAAGGCCGGCCTCGTCGACACCCTCAACAACGCCCGGAACATCACCGTGTTCGCGCCGACCAACGACGCCTTCGCCAAGATCCCGAAGGCGACCCTCGACAAGGTTCTCAACGACAAGGCCCAGCTGACCAAGATCCTCACCTACCACGTGGTCGGCCAGAAGCTGGCCCCCAAGGACCTGGAGAAGGGCTCCTTCGACACCCTGGAGACGTCGAAGGTGACCACCTCGGGCTCCGGTGAGTCCTACACCGTCAACGACTCGGCCAAGGTCGTCTGCGGCAACGTGAAGACCGCCAACGCCAACGTCTACATCATCGACACGGTTCTCATGCCCACCAGCTGA
- a CDS encoding alpha/beta fold hydrolase produces the protein MQRDERDERDERDERDERDERDERDERDDQSGRDEQDERCETGFLPSPGNRLLPRRSPIRPRAAVLVLHGGQATSERRARPWLLAALRMDPVVRAVTAALPNEDVLVAQVRYRLRGWNGGRADPVRDTQEALYDLAALAGPVPTVLLGHSMGGRAALRAAGHPQVCGVVALAPWWPPGEPVEQTAGRHVVALHGERDRVTSPADSADCVRRARGTAARAGMAVIGGGDHAMLHRPRFWHRTTAALVAHLLDPEGTPDPLPEECYGTGGFPVL, from the coding sequence GTGCAGCGGGACGAGAGGGACGAGCGGGACGAGCGGGACGAGCGGGACGAGCGGGACGAGCGGGACGAGCGGGACGAGCGGGACGATCAGAGCGGGCGGGACGAGCAGGACGAGCGGTGTGAGACCGGGTTTCTTCCGTCGCCCGGGAACAGGCTGCTCCCGCGACGCAGCCCGATCCGTCCCCGTGCGGCCGTGCTGGTGCTGCACGGTGGGCAGGCGACGAGCGAGCGACGCGCCCGGCCCTGGCTGCTCGCCGCGCTGCGGATGGACCCCGTCGTACGGGCGGTGACCGCTGCCCTGCCGAACGAGGATGTCCTGGTGGCCCAGGTCCGCTACCGCCTCCGCGGCTGGAACGGCGGGCGCGCGGACCCCGTACGGGACACCCAGGAGGCGCTGTACGACCTCGCCGCACTGGCCGGCCCCGTGCCGACCGTGCTGCTCGGCCACTCCATGGGCGGGCGGGCCGCCCTGCGCGCCGCCGGTCATCCCCAGGTGTGCGGCGTCGTGGCCCTTGCACCCTGGTGGCCGCCGGGCGAACCGGTGGAGCAGACGGCGGGCCGGCACGTCGTCGCCCTGCACGGTGAACGTGACCGCGTCACCTCGCCCGCCGACTCGGCGGACTGCGTGCGCCGGGCACGGGGTACGGCGGCACGGGCCGGCATGGCCGTCATCGGCGGCGGCGACCACGCGATGCTGCACCGCCCCCGCTTCTGGCACCGCACCACCGCGGCTCTCGTCGCCCACCTCCTCGACCCCGAGGGCACCCCGGATCCCCTGCCCGAGGAGTGCTACGGGACGGGCGGCTTCCCGGTGCTCTGA
- a CDS encoding DUF1295 domain-containing protein: protein MSDFPWHAFAFNLAWSAAAALAVMLVTFAVAVRMGVHRIVDVAWGTGFAAVAVVTFAASAGEGDLVRRLLVTSLTAIWGLRLAVHIARRGRGHGEDPRYEKMLARAPGSRNAYALRMVYLLQGALVWLVSLPVQAAQYVPGPPSALAWAGSALWAVGIGFEAVGDAQLARFRADSANRGRIMDRGLWAWTRHPNYFGDFCVWWGLFLIVCDSPAGAAVSVVSPVVMSLLLTRGSGKRLLERHMADRPGYAEYKARTSGFLPRPPRRSGPGTT from the coding sequence ATGAGCGACTTCCCGTGGCACGCGTTCGCGTTCAACCTGGCCTGGTCCGCCGCCGCGGCCCTCGCGGTCATGCTGGTCACCTTCGCCGTCGCGGTGCGCATGGGCGTGCACCGGATCGTCGACGTCGCCTGGGGGACCGGCTTCGCGGCGGTGGCCGTCGTGACCTTCGCGGCCTCCGCCGGTGAGGGCGACCTCGTACGACGGCTGCTGGTGACCTCGCTGACGGCGATCTGGGGGCTGCGGCTCGCGGTCCACATCGCCCGCCGGGGCCGGGGTCACGGCGAGGACCCGCGCTACGAGAAGATGCTGGCCAGAGCGCCGGGCAGCCGGAACGCGTACGCGCTGCGCATGGTCTACCTCCTCCAGGGCGCGCTCGTCTGGCTGGTGTCCCTGCCCGTGCAGGCCGCGCAGTACGTGCCCGGCCCCCCGTCGGCCCTCGCCTGGGCCGGCAGCGCGCTGTGGGCGGTCGGGATCGGCTTCGAGGCGGTGGGGGACGCCCAACTGGCCCGCTTCCGGGCCGATTCCGCCAACCGGGGCCGGATCATGGACCGCGGGCTGTGGGCATGGACCCGGCACCCCAACTACTTCGGGGACTTCTGCGTCTGGTGGGGCCTGTTCCTGATCGTCTGCGACTCCCCGGCGGGGGCCGCCGTGTCCGTCGTATCGCCGGTGGTGATGAGCCTCCTGCTGACCCGGGGAAGCGGAAAGAGGCTGCTGGAACGCCACATGGCCGACCGGCCCGGGTACGCCGAGTACAAGGCCCGCACGAGCGGCTTCCTCCCGCGCCCGCCGCGACGGAGCGGCCCGGGGACGACGTGA
- a CDS encoding class I SAM-dependent methyltransferase, translating into MRTAEPNTPDGRTTPAEQAATQGHGTPAGPSRGHRGPVGPTPGHTTSADPTLWPDIVAVPAASRARTAVTEGLVRRALGRLPLRARFAGDGDVGLGGPLIEVRDPAAFHARVGTHGLVGFGESYMAGEWDAPDLVAVLTVLAGHAAELIPAPLQRLRGLWAPRHPHDERNTPDGSRANISRHYDLSNDLFALFLDDTLTYSSAVFRGFPASWDRLAAAQQRKIDRLLDLADVGEGTRLLEIGTGWGELALRAAARGARVTSLTLSREQRALARQRVSAAGLDERVSIELCDYREACGEYDAVVSVEMIEAVGAEFWPVYFRALDQRLAPGGRVALQAITMPHDRMLASRDTFTWIHKYVFPGGLIPSTRAIEETARDHTGLRLARRDAFGAHYAETLRLWRERFTERADDVVALGFDEVFHRLWTFYLAYSEAGFRAGYLDVQQYLFTKENPGR; encoded by the coding sequence ATGAGGACAGCAGAACCCAACACCCCCGACGGCCGCACCACCCCCGCGGAACAGGCTGCCACCCAAGGGCACGGCACCCCGGCCGGGCCCTCGCGTGGCCACCGCGGCCCGGTCGGTCCCACCCCTGGCCACACCACCTCCGCGGACCCCACCCTCTGGCCCGACATCGTCGCCGTACCGGCCGCGTCCCGGGCCCGTACGGCCGTGACCGAGGGCCTCGTCCGGCGGGCCCTCGGCCGGCTGCCGTTGCGGGCCCGGTTCGCCGGTGACGGGGACGTGGGGCTGGGCGGGCCGTTGATCGAGGTGCGCGACCCGGCCGCCTTCCACGCCCGGGTCGGCACCCACGGCCTGGTCGGCTTCGGGGAGTCCTACATGGCCGGCGAGTGGGACGCCCCCGACCTGGTGGCCGTCCTCACCGTGCTCGCCGGGCACGCCGCCGAGCTGATTCCGGCTCCGCTGCAACGGCTGCGCGGCCTGTGGGCGCCGCGCCACCCGCACGACGAGCGCAACACGCCCGACGGCTCCCGCGCCAACATCAGCCGCCACTACGACCTGTCCAACGACCTGTTCGCCCTCTTCCTCGACGACACCCTCACCTACTCCTCCGCCGTGTTCCGGGGATTCCCCGCGAGCTGGGACCGGCTCGCCGCGGCCCAGCAACGCAAGATCGACCGGCTGCTCGACCTGGCCGACGTCGGCGAGGGCACCCGGCTGCTGGAGATCGGCACCGGCTGGGGCGAACTGGCCCTGCGCGCCGCCGCCCGCGGTGCCCGCGTCACCTCGCTCACCCTCTCCCGGGAACAGCGGGCCCTGGCCCGGCAGCGGGTGAGCGCGGCCGGTCTCGACGAGCGGGTCTCCATCGAGCTGTGCGACTACCGCGAGGCGTGCGGGGAGTACGACGCCGTCGTCAGCGTGGAGATGATCGAGGCGGTCGGCGCGGAGTTCTGGCCGGTGTACTTCCGCGCCCTTGACCAGCGGCTGGCCCCCGGCGGCCGAGTGGCGCTGCAGGCCATCACCATGCCGCACGACCGGATGCTCGCGAGCCGGGACACCTTCACCTGGATCCACAAGTACGTCTTCCCCGGCGGCCTCATCCCGTCCACCCGGGCGATCGAGGAGACCGCCCGCGACCACACCGGGCTGCGCCTCGCCCGCCGGGACGCCTTCGGCGCCCACTACGCCGAGACGCTGAGGCTGTGGCGCGAGCGGTTCACCGAGCGCGCCGACGACGTCGTGGCCCTCGGTTTCGACGAGGTCTTCCACAGGCTGTGGACCTTCTACCTGGCCTACTCCGAGGCCGGCTTCCGGGCCGGCTACCTCGACGTGCAGCAGTACCTGTTCACCAAGGAGAACCCCGGCCGATGA
- a CDS encoding DUF1365 domain-containing protein, whose amino-acid sequence MNAEPALYACEISHIRTTPRRYALRHRTYMWLVDPDHPPRLPLPLRPLARFDQRDHFTGELPSVRAGLDDFLAGHGVHLDGGRVVMLTHARVLGYVFNPLTLYWCHGPDGEPRCVVAEVHNTYGGRHCYLLLPDESATARAEKKFYVSPFFPVDGGYRMRVPLPGQRLDLTVHLDREGGRAFTATVRGTRRPVSTASLLRLALRHPWSTLAVSAAIRFHGIRLYLRGLPVQPRPGHPTPEKTT is encoded by the coding sequence GTGAACGCCGAACCGGCCCTCTACGCCTGCGAGATCAGCCACATACGGACGACTCCCCGCCGGTACGCGCTGCGCCACCGCACGTACATGTGGCTCGTCGACCCCGACCACCCGCCCCGACTGCCGCTCCCACTGAGGCCGTTGGCCCGTTTCGACCAGCGCGACCACTTCACCGGCGAGCTGCCCTCCGTCCGGGCCGGCCTGGACGACTTCCTCGCCGGTCACGGCGTACACCTGGACGGCGGCCGGGTGGTGATGCTCACCCACGCGCGGGTGCTCGGGTACGTGTTCAACCCGCTCACCCTCTACTGGTGCCACGGCCCCGACGGGGAACCGCGCTGCGTGGTCGCGGAGGTGCACAACACGTACGGCGGGCGCCACTGCTACCTGCTCCTCCCGGACGAGTCCGCGACCGCGCGCGCCGAGAAGAAGTTCTACGTGTCGCCGTTCTTCCCCGTCGACGGCGGTTACCGCATGCGGGTGCCGCTGCCCGGACAGCGCCTCGACCTCACCGTGCACCTGGACCGCGAGGGCGGCCGGGCCTTCACCGCGACCGTCCGAGGCACCCGGCGCCCGGTGAGCACGGCGTCCCTGCTGCGCCTGGCACTGCGCCACCCCTGGTCCACCCTCGCCGTCTCGGCCGCCATCCGCTTCCACGGCATCCGCCTCTACCTGCGGGGACTGCCCGTCCAGCCCCGCCCCGGACACCCCACCCCGGAGAAAACGACATGA
- a CDS encoding NAD(P)/FAD-dependent oxidoreductase, which translates to MERTTAEGPYGPERTVRQGRRTAVVGAGVAGLTAAYVLGGAGHVTLYEADDRLGGHAHTHELTSPYDGRVHRVDSGFIVHNRRTYPQLLRLFDELGVPTQESEMSMSVRCEGCGLEYAGARGPAGVLAQPRNLLRGPYLRLLAEVPAFHRAARRLLAEGGEQGQRDRQALTLGEFLDREGYSAYFRSHFMTPLVSAVWSCDAVTAQCYPAAYLFRFLEHHGLLSVGGSPVWRTVTGGSGTYVDLIAKQLGDVRTGTPVRAVRRHADGVDVTAGDGTTESYDAVVIAVHPDQALRLLADASEREREVLGAFRYSRNTTLLHTDTRLLPRARGARASWNYLMPSCAADEGRVRVSYDMNRLQRLDATETFVVTLGGEERVDPGRVLARMVYEHPVYTPESVAAQQRLPELATDVCVFAGAYHGWGFHEDGCRSGVEAAAALGVRW; encoded by the coding sequence ATGGAACGGACGACGGCGGAGGGGCCGTACGGCCCGGAGCGGACGGTGCGGCAGGGGCGGCGTACGGCCGTGGTGGGTGCCGGGGTGGCGGGGCTGACCGCCGCGTACGTCCTGGGCGGTGCCGGTCACGTCACTCTGTACGAGGCGGACGACCGGCTCGGCGGACACGCGCACACCCACGAGCTGACGTCGCCGTACGACGGACGGGTGCACCGCGTCGACTCCGGGTTCATCGTGCACAACCGGCGCACCTACCCGCAGCTGCTCCGGCTGTTCGACGAGCTCGGCGTGCCCACGCAGGAGTCGGAGATGAGCATGTCGGTGCGGTGCGAGGGGTGCGGCCTGGAGTACGCGGGCGCCCGCGGCCCGGCCGGAGTGCTCGCCCAGCCCCGCAACCTCCTGCGGGGCCCCTATCTGCGCCTGCTGGCCGAGGTGCCCGCCTTCCACCGTGCGGCCCGCCGCCTGCTGGCCGAGGGCGGTGAACAGGGCCAACGGGACCGACAGGCGCTCACGCTCGGGGAGTTCCTGGACCGGGAGGGCTACTCCGCCTACTTCCGCAGCCACTTCATGACGCCGCTGGTGTCGGCCGTGTGGTCCTGCGACGCCGTCACCGCCCAGTGCTACCCGGCCGCCTACCTGTTCCGCTTCCTGGAGCACCACGGGCTGCTGTCGGTGGGCGGCTCCCCGGTGTGGCGCACGGTCACCGGCGGCTCGGGCACGTACGTCGACCTGATCGCCAAGCAACTCGGCGACGTCCGCACCGGCACGCCCGTACGCGCCGTACGACGCCACGCGGACGGCGTCGACGTGACGGCCGGGGACGGCACCACCGAGTCGTACGACGCCGTCGTGATCGCGGTCCACCCGGACCAGGCGCTGCGGCTGCTGGCCGACGCGAGCGAGCGGGAGCGGGAGGTGCTGGGCGCGTTCCGCTACTCCCGCAACACCACTCTCCTGCACACCGACACCCGGCTGCTGCCACGCGCCCGCGGCGCCCGCGCCTCCTGGAACTACCTGATGCCGTCCTGCGCGGCCGACGAGGGCCGGGTGCGGGTCAGCTACGACATGAACCGGCTCCAACGCCTCGACGCCACCGAGACGTTCGTGGTCACCCTGGGCGGCGAGGAACGCGTGGATCCCGGCCGGGTGCTGGCCCGCATGGTCTACGAACACCCCGTCTACACCCCCGAGTCGGTGGCCGCGCAGCAGCGCCTGCCCGAACTGGCCACTGACGTCTGCGTGTTCGCGGGCGCCTATCACGGCTGGGGGTTCCACGAGGACGGCTGCCGCTCAGGCGTCGAGGCGGCGGCGGCCCTGGGGGTGCGCTGGTGA
- a CDS encoding serine/threonine protein kinase, with protein sequence MSGILIHLPSAHPTEPATTVRLGPGETARFGRGTKAHPVELLLSDPAVSRLAGEIRVTEDHWQLSNFSTTHSYLVENPEGAGEYLRIPPRRSGAPIPFEFARVVLPTRGSTVSFQVFAPDHVYLDADDPGGAWGTRTLNAYSLDETATYFLVLVALCEPRLRDESAVSVPTTPQVVERLRTHPALTQLTTRAVSAHIDYLAEQKLRVRGPQDVADTGGGVRRTGKREAVVGVALRFGLVREEHLALLPPRTPGLPLPEPAQPGGHR encoded by the coding sequence ATGAGCGGCATATTGATCCATTTGCCGTCGGCGCACCCCACGGAACCGGCGACGACCGTTCGCCTGGGACCGGGAGAGACCGCGCGCTTCGGCCGGGGCACCAAGGCGCATCCGGTCGAACTGCTGCTGTCCGACCCGGCCGTCTCCCGGCTCGCCGGGGAGATCCGGGTGACGGAGGACCACTGGCAGCTCAGCAACTTCTCCACCACCCACAGCTATCTGGTCGAGAACCCGGAGGGCGCCGGGGAGTACCTGAGGATCCCGCCGCGCCGGTCGGGGGCGCCGATCCCGTTCGAGTTCGCCCGGGTCGTCCTGCCCACCCGGGGCTCCACGGTGAGCTTCCAGGTGTTCGCGCCCGACCACGTCTACCTCGACGCCGACGATCCCGGCGGCGCCTGGGGCACCCGTACCCTCAACGCCTACTCCCTGGACGAGACCGCCACGTACTTCCTCGTCCTGGTGGCGCTCTGCGAGCCGCGGCTGCGCGACGAGTCGGCCGTCTCCGTGCCGACCACCCCACAGGTCGTGGAACGCCTGCGCACCCACCCGGCGCTGACGCAGCTGACCACACGGGCGGTCAGCGCCCACATCGACTACCTGGCGGAGCAGAAGCTGCGGGTGCGCGGGCCGCAGGACGTCGCCGACACCGGCGGCGGTGTACGGCGTACGGGCAAGCGCGAGGCCGTGGTCGGCGTCGCGCTGCGCTTCGGACTGGTCCGCGAGGAGCACCTGGCACTGCTGCCGCCCCGCACCCCGGGCCTCCCGCTCCCCGAACCGGCACAGCCCGGGGGCCACCGGTGA